The Antechinus flavipes isolate AdamAnt ecotype Samford, QLD, Australia chromosome 5, AdamAnt_v2, whole genome shotgun sequence DNA segment tctatctataatgtATATACCCAGTGGTAAGTGACTCTAAGTTGAATTGATGCTTTCAATAACTGTAGGGCAAGACAAACTCTTTCAaactcttcttctttttttccccctcctttttgtCCATAGCCTCTTAATGAATCAAAGGAAATTCCTCTACCACTTCAAAAATGTGAGATGGGCTAGGGGTCGTCATGAAACCTACCTGTGCTTTGTCGTGAAACGTCGGGATAGTGCTACCTCCTTTTCACTGGACTTTGGTTACCTTCGCAACAAGGTATTGATCAGAGTATAACTTTCTAGACAATTGAGAGCTAAACCAGCTAATGAAGACCCATTCATTTGATCATTGGGATTTGTccactttcttcttcatctccagTTGCAATTATCCTAAATAACTGCTTATCCTCTTACCTATCACACATACACAATCAACCAAGTCTCATTATTTACTGCCGCCCACACTCCCACATCTTTCTCCATCACATAAATTATGCTTTAACTCTATCTTTCCACAGAGGTTACCCCCTACAATCTATCTATCAGTAAATATTGGACAACCAGGTGGATTGAGCTCCAGACCTAGAAATAGTTAAGAACACCTGagtttagacacttactagctgtgtgactctgagcaagtcatttaacctctgtctcaatttcttcatctgtaaaatagagataataatagcatctacctcccaggatttttTTGAAGCTAAAATGAAACTAATATAGCTGTAGAAGTGTTTTTaaacttaaagtgttatataaatgctacctcttattatttatttaatacccACTATGTCTCAGATATTactctggaaaaagaaaggaacttaGACTTAATGGGGGAGATACGTACAcagaaaagcattaaaaatgtGGACTGGACGTGTATTTGTATTGGCAGAGGGACATCTTGATtgttaattcttcttttttcaatGCATATTGACATCTTCTGtgaaacttatagtcttagacCTTGTCTGATCAGTAacacttaaatgatttgcctaggtttTCACAGGAAGAACATAtcaaaggtaagatttgaacttagaactttctaacttcaaactTAACTCTCACTGCAATTTGACATACAGGTCAAGTTCTGGGAGAAATCCACCAATAACAGGAAGAGACTATAGCAGTATAAAGTAAAGCACAGGGATAGAATAAAGTTGCAGAGTGAAGAGGTTTATGGGTCATTGTAGAAAAAAGTCTACATTGCCTCTACAAATATAAATTGCAGTCTAGGGATTGGGCCTATGAGCCTAGACATGATTGGGAGTTTGGGGAGTTTCTTGGACTGGTGGGCCATTACTGCTCTCTTTCAATCTCaggaaagtttttttcttttctttttaagtacaGGTAAATAAATCAAATGTCCAACTATGCTTTGTAGTAaactaacattctttttttttaatcccctatTTCCTCTAACTTCTTCTCAATATCAATATCATGtaataattttctctcttcttttcagaATGGCTGCCATGTAGAATTGCTCTTTCTTCAATACATCTCTGCCTGGGACCTTGATCCTAGTAGATGCTATAGGGTAACATGGTTCACTTCATGGAGTCCCTGCTATGATTGTGCCCGACATGTAGCCAACTTCCTTCGCTGCTACCCTAATCTAAGTCTTCGAATCTTCACTGCCCGTCTCTACTTCTGTGAAGACAAGAAAGCTGAGCCAGAGGGACTTCGACGTTTGCACCAGGCTGGAGTCCCAATTGCTATCATGACTTTCAAAGGTCAGAATGGTTGAAGATTTAGAGATATGAAggggaaatattttgcaaaacttagGTAAACTGGGAGTAGGGATGGAATGGATTCAgaattcaaataaagaaaagacCTTGAGGTGAGGTTAGATTTAAGGAGAGGAGTTTCAGGTTTGGGTTATAATTTGACTTTAGGGGCAAAGATCAAAATTAGAATGCTATAGAAAGATAGAGAAGGGCAGGAGATAATGCCTATGAGGGGATTATCAATATTCAATATCAATATTCCAGAACACAGAGATGGATACTGTGTTAGAAATACTGTTGGGTTTGCAGTTCAAAAACtgcaaagatcctaactttgttTGAATTGTTtgactttgagcaaattatttaatctttatttttacttgtatAAAATGCAGTGCTTACAATACAGTTAGGGGTTGGGATTGGGTGTGAGTGTGGGAAACAATATAAGGTAACAATGCACTTATTCTTTAGACAGAGAATATGATTTCCTTTCTCCACTCTGCCTTGGGAtctgactttttccctctctttaacTAAGATTATTTTTACTGCTGGAACACCTTTGTGGAAAATAGAGAGAGGACCTTTAAAGCCTGGGAAGGATTACATGAAAATTCTGTTCGTTTGTCTCGGCAACTCCGGCGTATCCTCTTGGTAAGGCATCCTTGCTTTCCACCTTCCTTTGAGcttctttttcctattctatttttgattttcaCTCCTTCTCTCTTTgagatcatttatttttttccctttgttattcttgatctcttctttatttttctctattttgttgttcCTTAATTTATGTACTTCTTGATcatcttttaattcctttttcttatctaataagatttttccttatttgaaaattatctttatctttCAGCCTCATGCTTCTGTATATTTATCTTTAACTTCTCCTTATCTCAATTCTTTCCTGTCCTGTATCTTTTAATCttcttcattctcattcttttgacGTATTCACTCCTGTCAACTCCCTCCTCTAAAGGCTTCATACTAGACCATTCagccctcatttttctttttctctttttacagcCACTCTATGAGATTGATGACTTAAGAGATGCCTTCCGTACTCTGGGACTTTGATACCAGCTTTAATATGATCACACAGAGTGATATAACTCTAGAAACAATGaaccttctttccttcaatctcTCCTTTCTATACCTAAATTGGCacttttaactccattttctcctttcccccctattttttaaaaaattctttataatgttttgagaaaaaaatagataatatactTCCTGCTCAGGACCACAAAATGTTATTCATccctatttttccttctccctcaacTCTGCTCCTTACAATACCTCCTTCTAGAAGATGCTTGAACTGGTAAATGAATTCACCCACCAAGAATCTATTACCCTGATAACAACAGCTTTGGGAAATGCTGAAGTGATGAAGAATGAGAACATTCTTAACATTCTCCACCCTGGATCTTCCAGCCAgtataatttttcataatttgttCCAGTTGAATTTTCAGTGATCTCACCACTGATGCTCCTTCTAACCTTTTGCCTTGATAACATGATTCAAACTTGAATTAAGGCAGAATGCTGTTGGGACACTTCTTTTCCAGACTGTGGTTTATGCAGCCTCTCTTTGAGGAAGGTTGAATAACTCTAACCTTAAAccttattttcaaagcattaatATCTGTGCAGTGCTGTATTTTAGCTTTGTCTAATGCATATGTTTATGTTTGTAAATAAAGTACTTTTGTGTATGGGATGCAGTTAGTACTTCCctgatttattgatttaaatttctggtaaatggctttaattctcaaaaaatgttgaattaaaatatactttctgAGGTATCTTAGGGAAATTAGGACTTGGGATCGTCACAACTCAACGATTTTCTCAACTAACTAATTCCtaggaaataaaatttctcttaacaCAGTGTTCAGTGTAAgtcaatggtgtcaaactcaaatagaagcaAGTGTCACTAAATTTATTGTATGAATCCCAtcaggctgcatattgacttaaaaaaccacATTAtctattaacattatctatgttcaattgaaatttcattttgttaaatatttcccaattatatttgtAGGAAAATGGAGCACTACATGAAAGGGATGTGAATAGAATGGAGCTCTATGTGTGTAGTGAGGCCCATCTATGGGGTGGAATTGTTGCTCTGAATGGCTAAAGGGAGGCAGAATAAACATTTCTAGTCTCTTTTCCATCCGTTCTTCTCCAATGAAACTTCCATTCTTGTCAGGAGAGACAGCAGGAGGTTGGAGCTGGAAACCAACATTCCCTCAGAGATAGGGAGTACTGGGATGGAAATAGAACTA contains these protein-coding regions:
- the AICDA gene encoding single-stranded DNA cytosine deaminase encodes the protein MDSLLMNQRKFLYHFKNVRWARGRHETYLCFVVKRRDSATSFSLDFGYLRNKNGCHVELLFLQYISAWDLDPSRCYRVTWFTSWSPCYDCARHVANFLRCYPNLSLRIFTARLYFCEDKKAEPEGLRRLHQAGVPIAIMTFKDYFYCWNTFVENRERTFKAWEGLHENSVRLSRQLRRILLPLYEIDDLRDAFRTLGL